From Columba livia isolate bColLiv1 breed racing homer chromosome 7, bColLiv1.pat.W.v2, whole genome shotgun sequence, one genomic window encodes:
- the WNT6 gene encoding protein Wnt-6 isoform X1 codes for MLPSSRTQLGLFFILLCPANIIGLWWAVGSPLVMDPNSICRKTKRLAGKQAELCQLEPEIVQEVAKGTKLGVRECQYQFRFRRWNCTSHSKYFGKILQQDIRETAFVYAITAAGVSHAITQACSMGELLQCGCELTRSRAPPSPTAGPGTEGTAWEWGGCGDDVQFGYEKSQQFMDAKSKKGKNDIRALIDLHNNEAGRLAVRSYMRTECKCHGLSGSCTLRTCWRKMPHFREVGDRLLERFNGAFKVMGGNDGKTLIPVGDNIKPPDKQDLIYSADSPDFCSANRKTGSLGTRGRVCNSTAMDTSGCDLLCCGRGHRDETVVLEENCLCRFHWCCVVQCRKCSVRQELSLCI; via the exons GGCAGTGGGGAGCCCCCTGGTCATGGACCCCAACAGCATCTGCCGCAAGACGAAGCGGTTGGCGGGGAAGCAGGCGGAGCTGTGCCAGCTGGAACCGGAGATTGTGCAGGAGGTGGCCAAGGGCACCAAGCTGGGGGTCCGGGAGTGCCAGTACCAATTCCGCTTCCGCCGCTGGAACTGCACCAGCCACAGCAAGTACTTCGGCAAGATCCTGCAGCAGG ATATCCGGGAGACAGCCTTCGTGTATGCCATCACGGCAGCCGGGGTGAGCCACGCCATCACGCAGGCCTGCAGCATGGGCGAGCTGCTGCAGTGCGGCTGTGAGCTGACACGGAGCCGGGCTCCCCCCTCACCCACGGCGGGTCCGGGCACTGAGGGCACTGCCTGGGAgtgggggggctgcggggatgaTGTGCAGTTCGGCTATGAGAAGTCCCAGCAGTTCATGGATGCCAAgagcaagaaaggcaaaaatgacATCCGGGCTCTCATCGACCTGCACAACAATGAAGCCGGACGTTTG GCAGTGCGCAGCTACATGAGGACAGAGTGCAAATGCCATGGGCTGTCGGGCTCCTGCACCCTGCGGACCTGCTGGCGGAAGATGCCCCATTTTCGTGAGGTGGGGGACCGCCTGCTCGAGCGCTTCAACGGGGCTTTCAAGGTGATGGGGGGCAACGATGGGAAAACCCTCATCCCAGTTGGTGACAACATCAAACCACCTGACAAGCAGGACCTCATCTATTCTGCTGACTCGCCTGATTTCTGCTCAGCTAACCGTAAGACGGGTTCGCTGGGCACCCGAGGCCGTGTCTGCAACAGCACAGCCATGGACACGAGCGggtgtgacctgctgtgctgtGGGCGAGGGCACCGGGACGAGACGGTGGTACTGGAGGAGAACTGCCTTTGCCGCTTCCACTGGTGCTGTGTGGTACAGTGCCGCAAGTGCTCCGTCCGTCAGGAGCTCAGCCTCTGCATCTGA